A stretch of Haloprofundus halophilus DNA encodes these proteins:
- a CDS encoding alpha-1 4-glucan-protein synthase, whose protein sequence is MRADTCVIVPTIREYECMRTYFENARDHGFDLDRLHVVLVTEDFCDTAAMRAMLDEEGVSGDVFDGSRRREWFEAHGLSQYAHLIPAASHAQTSFGLLYLWANEFEYGFFIDDDTLPHPEEDFFGRHFENLDYEGEITCVRSDERWVNVLYQNFDEHGLYPRGYPYAAMDESVETDTRYVDEVVASQGLWTNVPDLDAVRILMDGDLRGQAQTRTSADDFGGDFVADRGQYLTVCSMNLAFRREVVPAFYQLPMDDNEWDVGRFDDIWSGVFLKRAADVLDKDVVNGRPLCEHNKAPRPTFDDLNNEVPGLELNEHLWEVVDGVGGGRETYAGVFEAIADELAEGDWSEYNNGAFFTFVGERMREWLDCLSALDAAETTPAAERPIPSDD, encoded by the coding sequence ATGCGTGCCGACACCTGCGTCATCGTCCCGACGATACGAGAGTACGAGTGCATGCGGACGTACTTCGAGAACGCCCGAGACCACGGGTTCGACCTCGACCGGTTACACGTCGTCCTCGTCACCGAGGACTTCTGCGACACGGCTGCGATGCGCGCGATGCTCGACGAGGAGGGCGTCTCCGGCGACGTGTTCGACGGGAGTCGACGCCGGGAGTGGTTCGAGGCGCACGGTCTCTCGCAGTACGCTCACCTGATTCCGGCCGCCAGCCACGCCCAGACCTCGTTCGGCCTCCTCTACCTGTGGGCCAACGAGTTCGAGTACGGGTTCTTCATCGACGACGACACGCTCCCGCACCCCGAGGAGGACTTCTTCGGTCGCCACTTCGAGAATCTCGACTACGAGGGAGAGATCACGTGCGTCCGCTCCGACGAGCGGTGGGTGAACGTCCTCTACCAGAACTTCGACGAACACGGGCTCTACCCCCGCGGTTACCCCTACGCGGCGATGGACGAGTCGGTCGAGACCGACACCCGATACGTCGACGAGGTGGTCGCCTCGCAGGGGCTGTGGACGAACGTTCCCGACCTGGACGCGGTCCGCATCTTGATGGACGGCGACCTCCGGGGACAGGCGCAGACCCGAACCTCGGCCGACGATTTCGGCGGGGATTTCGTCGCCGACCGCGGTCAGTATCTGACCGTCTGCTCGATGAACCTCGCCTTCCGGCGCGAGGTCGTCCCGGCGTTCTACCAACTGCCGATGGACGACAACGAGTGGGACGTCGGGCGCTTCGACGACATCTGGTCGGGCGTCTTCCTCAAGCGCGCCGCCGACGTCCTCGACAAGGACGTCGTCAACGGACGGCCGCTCTGCGAACACAACAAAGCCCCGCGACCGACGTTCGACGACCTCAACAACGAGGTGCCGGGACTCGAACTGAACGAACATCTCTGGGAGGTCGTCGACGGCGTCGGCGGCGGCCGCGAGACGTACGCTGGCGTCTTCGAAGCTATCGCCGACGAACTCGCCGAGGGCGACTGGAGCGAGTACAACAACGGCGCGTTCTTCACCTTCGTCGGCGAACGGATGCGCGAGTGGCTCGACTGCCTGTCGGCGCTCGACGCGGCCGAGACGACGCCGGCCGCGGAACGCCCGATTCCGAGCGACGACTGA
- the purL gene encoding phosphoribosylformylglycinamidine synthase subunit PurL produces the protein MSLSDADRELVVAELGREPTAAEAALFENLWSEHCAYRSSRPLLSAFDSEREARSASDEHGKRSDPWERVVIGPGDDAAVVAVDDDTYVTLGIESHNHPSYVDPYDGAATGVGGIVRDTLSMGAYPIALADSLYFGEFEDEHSRYLFEGVVEGIADYGNAIGVPTVTGSVDFHPDYEGNPLVNVACVGLLPADRLVTAEAQEAGNKLVLVGNGTGRDGLGGASFASEDLAEDAETEDRPAVQVGDPYTEKLLIEANEELVDAGLVRSARDLGAAGLGGASSELVAKGGFGARIDLDAVHQREPNMNAMEILLAESQERMCYEVRPEDVEAVQKIAEKYDIGCSVIGEVAEGNYVCTFDGEVAVDVPAEYLADGAPMNDLDSVEPRQPERDLPDADLADAFEAVVGSPTTASKRWVYRQYDHEVGLRTAVKPGDDAAVMAIREAETGLAFSSGANPKWTSAAPYDGARAVALENVANLAAKGATPLAAVDCLNGGNPEKPEVYGGFKGIVDGLADMCRDLSTPVVGGNVSLYNDSVTGPIPPTPTLAVVGTKTGYDAPPAAFSGEGTLLLVGEAGDALGGSEFLAHAGGADRFPELPENPGEVVSALAAVADDGATLAVHDVSHGGLAVSLAEMVTAEAGADVAVDDALSLFDETPGRAIVETTDEAAVREAFDGVAPVVKLGEATDSGALSLSVGEETLDYSADEIRELRDVIARELD, from the coding sequence ATGAGTCTCTCCGACGCCGACCGCGAACTCGTCGTCGCCGAACTCGGCCGCGAACCCACGGCGGCCGAGGCGGCGCTGTTCGAGAACCTCTGGAGCGAGCACTGCGCGTACCGTTCGTCTCGGCCGTTGCTGTCGGCGTTCGACAGCGAGCGCGAGGCGCGAAGCGCCTCGGACGAACACGGGAAGCGTAGCGACCCGTGGGAGCGCGTCGTTATCGGTCCCGGTGACGACGCCGCCGTCGTCGCCGTCGACGACGACACGTACGTCACGCTCGGCATCGAGAGCCACAACCACCCCTCGTACGTCGACCCCTACGACGGCGCGGCGACGGGCGTCGGCGGCATCGTCCGCGACACGCTCTCGATGGGCGCGTACCCCATCGCGCTCGCCGACTCGCTCTACTTCGGCGAGTTCGAGGACGAACACTCGCGCTACCTGTTCGAGGGCGTCGTCGAGGGCATCGCCGACTACGGCAACGCCATCGGCGTCCCGACAGTGACGGGCAGCGTCGACTTCCACCCCGACTACGAGGGGAACCCGCTCGTGAACGTCGCCTGCGTCGGCCTCCTCCCCGCCGACCGCCTCGTCACCGCCGAAGCCCAGGAGGCCGGCAACAAACTCGTACTCGTCGGCAACGGCACCGGCCGCGACGGCCTCGGCGGCGCGTCGTTCGCCAGCGAGGACCTCGCCGAGGACGCCGAGACCGAGGACCGACCCGCCGTGCAGGTCGGCGACCCCTACACGGAGAAACTGCTCATCGAAGCCAACGAGGAACTCGTCGACGCCGGACTCGTGCGGTCGGCGCGCGACCTCGGCGCGGCCGGTCTCGGAGGCGCGTCCTCCGAACTCGTCGCCAAAGGCGGCTTCGGCGCTCGTATCGACCTCGACGCGGTCCACCAGCGCGAACCGAACATGAACGCGATGGAGATTCTCCTCGCCGAGTCTCAGGAGCGGATGTGCTACGAGGTGCGTCCCGAGGACGTCGAGGCGGTCCAGAAAATCGCCGAGAAGTACGACATCGGCTGTTCGGTCATCGGCGAGGTGGCGGAGGGCAACTACGTCTGCACGTTCGACGGAGAAGTCGCCGTCGACGTGCCCGCCGAGTATCTGGCCGACGGCGCGCCGATGAACGACCTCGACTCGGTCGAACCCCGACAGCCGGAGCGCGACCTGCCGGACGCGGACCTCGCTGACGCCTTCGAGGCCGTCGTCGGCAGTCCGACGACCGCGAGCAAGCGCTGGGTGTACCGCCAGTACGACCACGAAGTCGGGCTTCGAACGGCGGTGAAACCCGGCGACGACGCCGCGGTGATGGCTATCAGGGAGGCAGAGACGGGACTCGCGTTCTCCTCGGGCGCGAACCCGAAGTGGACGAGCGCCGCCCCCTACGACGGCGCGCGGGCCGTCGCGCTCGAAAACGTCGCCAACCTCGCCGCGAAGGGCGCGACGCCGCTGGCGGCCGTCGACTGTCTCAACGGCGGCAACCCCGAGAAACCCGAGGTGTACGGCGGGTTCAAGGGAATCGTCGACGGTCTCGCCGACATGTGTCGCGACCTCTCGACGCCCGTCGTCGGCGGCAACGTTTCGCTGTACAACGACTCGGTGACGGGACCGATTCCGCCCACGCCGACGCTCGCCGTCGTCGGGACGAAAACGGGGTACGACGCCCCGCCCGCGGCGTTTTCGGGCGAGGGGACGCTGCTGCTCGTCGGCGAAGCGGGCGACGCGCTCGGCGGGTCTGAGTTCCTCGCGCACGCCGGCGGCGCCGACCGGTTCCCCGAACTGCCCGAGAACCCGGGGGAGGTCGTCTCGGCGCTCGCCGCCGTCGCCGACGACGGGGCGACGCTCGCCGTCCACGACGTGAGCCACGGCGGCCTCGCCGTCTCGCTCGCGGAGATGGTCACCGCGGAGGCCGGCGCGGACGTCGCCGTCGACGACGCGCTCTCGCTGTTCGACGAAACGCCCGGCCGCGCCATCGTCGAGACGACGGACGAAGCGGCGGTGCGCGAGGCGTTCGACGGAGTCGCGCCCGTCGTGAAACTCGGCGAAGCCACCGACAGTGGGGCGCTTTCGCTCTCCGTGGGCGAGGAGACGCTCGACTACTCGGCCGACGAGATTCGAGAACTCCGCGACGTTATCGCCCGCGAGTTGGACTGA
- a CDS encoding PHP domain-containing protein produces the protein MLSVELHAHSALSYDGRDPVELLLEQAAAVGLDGLAVTDHDEIDASIEAAERAADYGLVGIVGMEVTSSAGHVLAFDIDEQIPAGLSYDETLDRIRDQDGLAVVPHPFQKSRHGVAPHISREQLASADAVEVYNSRLLTGLANRKAEKFALANDLPMTAGSDAHISEMVGQAVTEVGTNERRADAILDAIAEGRTGVVGTRTPWHISLRQAAGGAKRRMKHAVTDFL, from the coding sequence GTGTTATCGGTCGAACTGCACGCGCACTCCGCGCTGTCGTACGACGGCCGCGACCCCGTAGAGTTGCTGCTCGAACAAGCCGCGGCCGTCGGACTCGACGGGCTGGCAGTCACCGACCACGACGAGATAGACGCGAGCATCGAGGCGGCCGAACGCGCCGCCGACTACGGCCTCGTCGGCATCGTCGGCATGGAGGTGACGAGTTCGGCGGGCCACGTGCTCGCGTTCGACATCGACGAGCAGATTCCCGCGGGCCTCTCCTACGACGAGACGCTCGACCGAATCCGAGACCAGGACGGTCTCGCCGTCGTCCCCCACCCGTTCCAGAAGTCCCGCCACGGCGTCGCCCCGCACATCTCGCGGGAACAACTGGCGAGCGCCGACGCCGTCGAGGTGTACAACTCGCGGCTCCTGACCGGTCTCGCCAACCGGAAAGCAGAGAAGTTCGCGCTCGCCAACGACCTCCCGATGACCGCCGGCAGCGACGCCCACATCAGCGAGATGGTCGGACAGGCGGTGACCGAAGTCGGAACGAACGAACGCCGCGCCGACGCCATCCTCGACGCGATCGCCGAGGGCCGGACGGGCGTCGTCGGTACCCGCACGCCGTGGCACATCAGTCTCCGACAGGCCGCCGGCGGGGCGAAGCGGCGCATGAAACACGCGGTCACCGACTTCCTGTGA